A stretch of the Aggregatibacter sp. HMT-949 genome encodes the following:
- a CDS encoding inner membrane protein YpjD, translated as MGFAFFSILFYLISVLMIAPSLAADKTVRRPRKTPFFLTALLAIVLHIASLYPALQGLASDHTFTVVEISSLMSVSSTALVTLAMPAVSSIWFLLPIVFAFSIFNLILATFMPSHMIQLLNQDSAMLFHIGLSIFTYAVCFIAMLYAIQIAWIDRTLKSKKTAFSPVMPSLMMAERHFSRLFAVGELLLTFTLISGIYHSVHAMNAENIHKALFSFFAWIVFGIALFGHWKRGWRGKRMIIYAVSGIILLTIAYFGSRLI; from the coding sequence ATGGGTTTTGCCTTTTTTTCAATTTTGTTCTATTTAATCAGCGTACTGATGATTGCGCCGTCACTCGCGGCGGATAAAACCGTGCGTCGCCCGCGCAAAACGCCGTTCTTTTTGACCGCGCTTTTGGCTATTGTGTTGCATATCGCAAGCCTTTATCCTGCATTGCAGGGGCTTGCGTCGGATCACACTTTTACGGTGGTGGAAATCAGTTCGTTGATGAGCGTCAGCAGCACCGCATTGGTCACCCTTGCCATGCCAGCGGTGAGTTCCATTTGGTTTTTATTGCCGATCGTGTTTGCTTTTTCTATCTTTAACCTAATTTTGGCAACCTTTATGCCTAGTCATATGATTCAATTATTGAATCAGGATTCGGCAATGTTGTTCCATATCGGTTTGTCGATTTTCACTTACGCCGTGTGCTTTATTGCAATGCTTTATGCCATTCAAATCGCGTGGATTGATCGTACGTTAAAATCGAAAAAAACCGCATTTTCACCGGTTATGCCTTCCTTAATGATGGCGGAACGTCATTTTTCCCGTTTATTTGCTGTCGGCGAATTATTGCTGACGTTTACGCTGATTTCCGGAATTTATCATTCTGTGCATGCGATGAATGCGGAAAATATTCACAAGGCGTTATTTTCATTTTTCGCTTGGATCGTATTTGGTATTGCGCTTTTCGGCCATTGGAAACGCGGCTGGCGCGGAAAAAGGATGATTATTTACGCTGTTTCAGGTATTATCCTGCTCACGATTGCGTATTTTGGCAGTCGATTGATTTAG
- the ffh gene encoding signal recognition particle protein: protein MFENLSDRLSKTLRNITGKGRLTEDNIKDTLREVRMALLEADVALPVVREFIAKVKDNALGEEVNKSLTPGQEFLKIVQRELENAMGETNESLNLATQPPAVILMAGLQGAGKTTSVGKLAKFLRERHKKKVLVVSADVYRPAAIKQLESLAQGVNADFFPSDVKQNPVDIAKAALAEAKLKFYDVLIVDTAGRLHVDHEMMDEIKQVHAALNPIETLFTVDAMTGQDAANTAKAFNEALPLTGVILTKVDGDARGGAALSIRQITGKPIKFLGVGEKTDALEPFHPDRVASRILGMGDVLSLIEDLERSVDREKAEKMAQKFKKGDQFTLDDFRDQLVEMKKMGGMMSMLEKLPGAKNLPDHIKNQVDDKMFVKMEAIINSMTLKERANPDIIKGSRRRRIALGSGTQVQDVNKLLKQFDEMQRMMKKMRKGGMAKMMRGMQGLMGGGLGLSGLGGMFRH, encoded by the coding sequence ATGTTTGAAAATTTATCCGATCGCCTCTCAAAAACACTGCGTAATATTACGGGCAAAGGCCGTTTAACCGAAGATAATATTAAAGACACCTTACGCGAAGTGCGTATGGCTTTATTAGAAGCCGACGTCGCCTTGCCGGTAGTGCGCGAATTCATCGCCAAAGTGAAAGACAACGCATTGGGCGAAGAAGTCAATAAAAGTTTAACGCCGGGGCAAGAATTCCTAAAAATCGTTCAGCGCGAACTGGAAAATGCCATGGGCGAAACCAATGAAAGCCTGAATTTAGCCACTCAACCGCCCGCCGTAATTTTAATGGCCGGTTTGCAAGGGGCGGGTAAAACCACCAGCGTAGGAAAATTAGCGAAATTTCTACGCGAACGTCACAAGAAAAAAGTGTTGGTCGTTTCTGCCGACGTATATCGCCCGGCCGCAATCAAACAGCTGGAAAGCCTTGCACAAGGCGTGAATGCAGATTTCTTTCCGTCCGATGTAAAACAAAATCCGGTGGACATTGCCAAAGCGGCCTTGGCGGAAGCCAAGTTGAAATTCTACGACGTGCTTATCGTGGATACCGCCGGCCGCTTACATGTTGACCACGAAATGATGGATGAAATCAAGCAGGTTCACGCCGCGTTAAATCCTATCGAAACCCTGTTCACCGTAGATGCCATGACCGGGCAAGACGCGGCAAATACGGCAAAAGCCTTTAATGAAGCGTTGCCGCTGACCGGTGTGATTCTCACCAAAGTGGACGGCGACGCGCGCGGCGGTGCGGCATTATCTATTCGTCAAATTACCGGTAAACCGATTAAATTCCTCGGAGTCGGCGAAAAAACCGATGCTTTGGAGCCATTTCATCCGGATCGTGTAGCGTCACGCATTCTTGGCATGGGCGACGTGCTTTCCTTAATTGAAGATTTGGAACGTTCCGTTGACCGTGAAAAAGCGGAAAAGATGGCGCAAAAATTCAAAAAAGGCGATCAATTCACTTTAGACGATTTCCGTGATCAACTGGTCGAAATGAAAAAAATGGGCGGTATGATGTCCATGTTGGAAAAACTGCCGGGCGCGAAAAACCTGCCGGATCACATAAAAAATCAAGTGGATGACAAAATGTTCGTGAAAATGGAAGCCATCATTAATTCTATGACGCTTAAAGAACGTGCTAATCCTGACATTATTAAAGGCTCCCGCCGCCGTCGCATTGCGCTCGGCTCCGGCACACAGGTGCAAGACGTGAACAAACTGCTCAAACAATTCGACGAAATGCAACGTATGATGAAGAAAATGCGCAAAGGCGGCATGGCGAAAATGATGCGTGGCATGCAAGGCTTAATGGGCGGTGGGCTCGGGTTAAGTGGACTAGGAGGTATGTTCAGACATTAA
- the ychF gene encoding redox-regulated ATPase YchF encodes MGFKCGIVGLPNVGKSTLFNALTKAGIEAANYPFCTIEPNTGVVPMPDPRLDALAEIVKPERVLPTTMEFVDIAGLVAGASKGEGLGNKFLANIRETDAIGHVVRCFENDDIVHVAGKIDPLNDIETINTELALADLDSCERAIQRLQKRAKGGDKDARFELSVMEKILPVLSEAGMIRSVPLDKDELLAIKSYNFLTLKPTMYIANVNEDGFENNPYLDKVREFAEKEGSVVVPVCAAIEAEIAELDDDEKLEFLQDLGIEEPGLNRVIRAGYALLNLQTYFTAGVKEVRAWTVSIGATAPKAAAVIHTDFEKGFIRAEVIAYDDFIQFKGENGAKEAGKWRLEGKDYIVQDGDVMHFRFNV; translated from the coding sequence ATGGGATTCAAATGTGGCATCGTAGGCTTGCCGAATGTGGGCAAATCAACACTCTTTAACGCCTTAACCAAAGCCGGCATTGAAGCGGCAAACTATCCGTTTTGTACCATTGAGCCAAATACCGGCGTGGTGCCAATGCCTGATCCGCGTTTAGATGCCTTAGCGGAAATCGTCAAACCGGAACGCGTGTTGCCAACCACCATGGAATTTGTGGACATCGCAGGCTTGGTTGCCGGTGCGAGCAAAGGCGAAGGCTTGGGTAATAAATTCTTGGCAAATATCCGTGAAACCGATGCGATTGGTCATGTCGTGCGCTGTTTTGAAAACGATGACATCGTACACGTGGCGGGCAAAATCGACCCATTAAACGATATTGAAACCATCAACACCGAACTGGCGTTAGCTGATTTAGACAGCTGCGAACGCGCCATTCAACGCCTGCAAAAACGCGCTAAAGGCGGCGATAAAGACGCGAGATTCGAGCTTTCCGTGATGGAAAAAATCCTGCCGGTACTTTCTGAAGCAGGCATGATTCGTTCCGTGCCGTTAGACAAAGACGAATTACTGGCGATCAAAAGCTATAACTTCCTAACCTTAAAACCGACCATGTACATTGCCAACGTGAACGAAGACGGTTTTGAGAACAACCCGTATCTCGATAAAGTCCGCGAATTTGCTGAAAAAGAAGGCTCCGTGGTGGTGCCGGTTTGTGCCGCCATCGAAGCGGAAATCGCCGAACTGGACGACGACGAAAAGCTAGAATTTCTGCAAGATCTCGGCATTGAAGAGCCGGGCTTAAACCGCGTCATTCGCGCAGGCTATGCCCTTCTCAATCTACAAACCTACTTCACCGCCGGCGTGAAAGAAGTGCGTGCTTGGACGGTTTCCATCGGTGCTACCGCCCCGAAAGCCGCCGCCGTAATCCATACGGATTTCGAAAAAGGCTTTATCCGCGCGGAAGTTATCGCCTACGACGATTTTATCCAATTCAAAGGCGAAAACGGTGCCAAAGAAGCCGGCAAATGGCGCTTGGAAGGCAAAGATTACATCGTGCAGGACGGCGATGTGATGCACTTTAGATTTAATGTTTAG
- a CDS encoding uracil-DNA glycosylase family protein, with translation MPSLTQIKNAIMRDAQNQSFTERGIEPLFAAPTGARINIVGQAPGVKAEQTRLYWNDQSGDRLREWLGVDRETFYHSGLFAVIPMDFYYPGKGKSGDLPPRKGFAEKWHPQILADLPNIELTILIGQYAQKYYLPQNKRNVTETVKNYREFLPHFLPLVHPSPRNQLWLAKNPWFTQEVIPELQQRVKRILSR, from the coding sequence ATGCCTAGTCTCACCCAAATCAAAAACGCTATTATGCGCGATGCGCAAAATCAATCTTTCACCGAACGCGGTATCGAACCGTTATTTGCCGCCCCCACCGGCGCCCGAATTAACATTGTCGGGCAGGCGCCTGGGGTGAAGGCGGAACAAACTCGTTTGTATTGGAACGATCAAAGTGGCGATCGGCTGCGTGAATGGCTGGGTGTTGATCGCGAAACCTTTTATCATTCCGGCCTATTTGCCGTGATTCCGATGGATTTTTATTACCCGGGCAAAGGCAAATCGGGCGATCTGCCGCCACGCAAAGGTTTTGCGGAAAAATGGCATCCGCAAATTCTGGCGGATTTGCCAAATATCGAACTAACCATTTTGATCGGGCAATATGCGCAGAAATACTACCTACCGCAAAATAAACGCAATGTGACGGAGACGGTAAAAAATTATCGTGAATTTCTACCGCACTTTTTGCCATTAGTGCATCCGTCACCACGCAATCAACTGTGGCTGGCGAAAAATCCATGGTTTACGCAAGAAGTCATTCCCGAACTGCAACAACGGGTTAAACGAATTCTCTCCCGTTAA
- the tnpA gene encoding IS200/IS605 family transposase: MHVHLVFVTKFRRDVFTKAILDDLNLIFESVCNDFEAKLVEFDGEDDHVHLLIEYPPKVAVSTLVNSLKGVSSRMIRKKNYPSIRKKLWGNQLWSPSYFAGSCGGVPISIIRQYIEQQQTPD, encoded by the coding sequence ATGCACGTTCACTTAGTCTTTGTTACAAAATTCCGCCGTGATGTTTTTACGAAAGCGATTTTAGATGATCTCAATTTGATTTTCGAAAGCGTCTGCAATGATTTTGAAGCAAAATTAGTCGAATTTGACGGCGAAGACGATCACGTTCATTTACTCATTGAATATCCGCCGAAAGTGGCAGTTTCTACGCTAGTAAACAGCCTAAAAGGTGTATCAAGTCGAATGATTAGAAAGAAAAATTATCCAAGTATCCGAAAAAAACTTTGGGGCAATCAGCTTTGGTCACCATCTTATTTTGCCGGTAGTTGCGGTGGTGTACCCATTTCAATTATTCGCCAATACATCGAGCAACAACAAACACCCGATTAG
- a CDS encoding nucleobase:cation symporter-2 family protein, which translates to MNNQLLYSVEDKPPFSLSLLLAAQHLLAALGGIIAVPLVIGNVLKLPTADTITLVNAALLISGVVTIIQCKGLGPIGIRLPSVMGTSFTFVAAALAIGFSEYGVPGILGASLVGSLVMIIGSFFMPYIRKLFPPVVTGTVVMMIGLSLIPVAVDWFAGGQRGDADYATPENLMMATFVLVIVVALVQWGKGIFSAAAIVIGMMTGYVLCLILGWVNFDGVHNAQAFAVPQPLHFGLAFPLSGIIGMSIAYLVTIVESSGNFLALGNATNTEITGKHLRGGVLADGLGSALAAIMSTTPFSSFSQNIGVISLTGVASRHVVALTGVLLALAGLFPVFGALIVSIPLPVLGGAGLMMFAMIIAAGIQMLDKVERSKRNGLIIAISIGCGLAVTTRPELLDKLPHFFKEVLGSGITVGSLLALILNLVLPEDKAAKEKN; encoded by the coding sequence ATGAACAACCAACTTCTCTATTCGGTGGAAGATAAACCGCCTTTCAGCTTAAGTCTTCTGCTTGCCGCACAACATCTATTAGCCGCATTGGGCGGCATTATTGCGGTGCCTTTAGTTATCGGCAATGTGTTAAAACTGCCGACCGCAGATACCATTACGTTAGTCAACGCGGCGCTGCTCATTTCCGGTGTCGTCACGATTATTCAATGTAAAGGCTTGGGCCCGATCGGTATCCGCTTGCCAAGCGTAATGGGAACCAGTTTTACCTTCGTAGCGGCGGCACTTGCCATCGGCTTTAGCGAATATGGCGTGCCGGGTATTTTAGGCGCCTCTTTGGTCGGCTCACTGGTCATGATCATCGGCAGCTTTTTTATGCCGTATATCCGCAAGCTGTTCCCGCCGGTAGTCACCGGCACGGTGGTGATGATGATCGGTTTAAGCCTGATTCCGGTAGCGGTGGACTGGTTCGCCGGCGGTCAGCGTGGCGACGCCGACTACGCCACACCGGAAAATTTGATGATGGCGACTTTCGTATTAGTTATTGTGGTGGCCTTAGTGCAATGGGGTAAGGGCATTTTCTCTGCCGCAGCCATCGTTATCGGCATGATGACCGGCTACGTACTTTGCTTAATTTTAGGCTGGGTAAATTTCGATGGCGTGCATAATGCACAAGCGTTCGCCGTACCGCAACCGCTACACTTCGGTCTAGCATTCCCGCTTTCCGGAATTATCGGTATGTCTATTGCGTATTTGGTGACGATTGTAGAATCCAGCGGCAATTTCCTTGCGCTCGGTAATGCGACCAATACGGAAATCACCGGTAAACACTTACGCGGCGGTGTTTTGGCGGACGGTTTGGGCTCCGCATTGGCGGCTATTATGTCCACTACGCCATTTTCCTCGTTCTCGCAAAATATCGGCGTAATTTCCTTAACGGGCGTGGCAAGCCGTCACGTAGTCGCGCTTACCGGCGTGTTATTGGCGTTAGCCGGGCTATTTCCGGTATTCGGTGCGTTAATCGTCTCCATTCCGCTTCCTGTGCTTGGCGGCGCAGGCTTAATGATGTTCGCCATGATTATCGCAGCGGGCATTCAAATGCTGGATAAAGTGGAACGCAGCAAACGCAACGGCTTGATTATCGCCATTTCTATCGGCTGCGGTTTAGCCGTCACTACCCGTCCTGAATTGCTTGATAAACTTCCGCACTTTTTCAAAGAAGTGTTGGGATCCGGCATTACCGTGGGATCATTATTGGCCTTAATTCTCAATTTAGTTTTGCCGGAAGATAAAGCGGCGAAAGAAAAAAATTAA
- a CDS encoding nitric-oxide reductase large subunit — MGQYKKFWYLLVAVLIGAFSILGYYGFEVYREAPPIPQQYVSEQGEKVITHDEILHGQTAWQSTGGMQLGSVWGHGAYQAPDWTADWLHRELTNWLDIEAQKDYSKPFADLNEEQQTLLKARLTREYRGSRVDENGTVVLSNTRLAAIEKTAAYYISLYGDDPATKVTREHFAMKDNTLPNLQARQDLTKFFFWTAWTASAERPNTHASYTNNWPHEPLINNVPTPENVVWSIASVVFLIAGIGFVVWIWSFKKRQDEKDPIPPSADPLTTLQLTPSQRALGKYLFTVLALFFLQVNLGAVVAHYTVEGQEFYGIDISQYLPYSLVRTWHIQAALFWIAMAFLAGGLFLAPIINGGKDPKYQKLGVDVLFWALVVLVIGSFTGSYLAIAHILPENLSFMFGHQGYEFIDLGRFWQAVKYAGILFWLVLMLRGTVNAFKQPGDKNLLALFFASVIAIGLFYGPALFYGEHTHISIMEYWRWWVVHLWVEGFFEVFSVAALSFIFVSLGLVSRRTATVATITEAALFLIGGIPGTFHHLYFAGVTTPIIAVGASFSALEVVPLVLLGHEAWEHWAMQQKAPWMERLKWPLYCFVAVAFWNMLGAGVFGFLINPPISLYYIQGLNTTAVHAHAALFGVYGFLALGFVFLIARYLRPDTPFNDKLMKWGFWLLNAGLVLMIVSSLLPIGIIQGYASISEGLWYARSEEFMQQPLFGTLRWIRIVGDVIFIFGALAFFWQIFTMIFLKPKKLA, encoded by the coding sequence ATGGGACAGTATAAAAAATTTTGGTATTTACTGGTCGCTGTGTTAATAGGAGCATTCTCTATTCTCGGCTACTATGGCTTTGAGGTATATCGAGAAGCGCCACCTATTCCACAACAATATGTTTCAGAACAAGGCGAAAAAGTAATTACGCACGATGAGATTCTACACGGGCAAACGGCTTGGCAAAGTACAGGCGGTATGCAACTAGGATCAGTTTGGGGACATGGTGCATACCAAGCACCTGACTGGACGGCAGATTGGCTACATCGTGAATTAACAAACTGGCTTGATATTGAAGCCCAAAAAGACTACAGCAAGCCTTTCGCCGATTTAAATGAAGAGCAACAAACGCTACTAAAAGCACGTTTAACCCGCGAATATCGTGGCAGTCGTGTTGATGAAAATGGCACTGTAGTGCTATCCAATACACGTTTAGCCGCAATTGAAAAGACAGCAGCTTATTATATTTCTCTATACGGTGATGATCCGGCGACAAAAGTGACGCGTGAGCACTTTGCAATGAAAGACAACACCTTACCTAATTTGCAGGCTCGTCAAGATCTCACTAAATTCTTCTTCTGGACTGCATGGACTGCCTCTGCAGAACGCCCAAACACGCATGCAAGTTATACCAATAACTGGCCTCACGAGCCGTTAATTAATAACGTGCCGACACCTGAAAATGTAGTTTGGTCAATTGCCAGCGTAGTATTTTTAATTGCCGGTATTGGTTTTGTGGTGTGGATTTGGTCATTCAAAAAACGCCAAGATGAGAAAGATCCAATTCCACCAAGCGCAGATCCACTCACAACACTGCAACTTACACCATCACAACGCGCACTCGGCAAATATCTATTTACCGTGTTGGCCTTATTCTTCCTTCAAGTAAATTTAGGTGCGGTAGTCGCGCACTATACAGTGGAAGGACAAGAATTCTATGGTATTGATATTTCACAATATTTGCCTTATTCCTTAGTACGCACATGGCATATTCAAGCAGCGCTATTCTGGATTGCAATGGCATTTTTGGCCGGTGGGTTATTCTTAGCGCCGATTATTAATGGCGGCAAAGATCCTAAATATCAAAAACTCGGTGTTGACGTACTTTTCTGGGCATTAGTCGTTTTAGTAATCGGTTCATTCACAGGTAGTTACCTTGCGATTGCCCATATTCTGCCGGAAAACTTAAGCTTTATGTTCGGTCACCAAGGCTATGAATTTATTGACTTAGGCCGTTTCTGGCAAGCGGTAAAATACGCCGGTATTTTATTCTGGTTAGTATTAATGCTACGCGGAACAGTAAATGCATTTAAACAACCGGGTGATAAAAACTTACTTGCCTTATTTTTTGCATCTGTTATCGCTATCGGCTTATTCTACGGCCCGGCGTTGTTCTATGGCGAACACACCCATATTTCCATCATGGAATACTGGCGTTGGTGGGTTGTGCATCTTTGGGTAGAAGGCTTCTTTGAAGTATTCTCGGTTGCTGCGCTTTCATTTATTTTTGTAAGCCTAGGACTTGTATCACGTCGTACTGCAACAGTTGCAACTATCACTGAAGCAGCATTATTCCTAATAGGCGGTATTCCGGGCACCTTCCACCATTTATACTTTGCCGGCGTAACCACTCCAATTATTGCAGTCGGAGCATCATTCTCCGCACTTGAAGTCGTGCCATTGGTCTTACTTGGTCATGAAGCGTGGGAACACTGGGCTATGCAACAAAAAGCACCATGGATGGAACGTCTAAAATGGCCACTTTACTGCTTCGTCGCAGTGGCATTTTGGAATATGCTGGGCGCAGGGGTATTTGGTTTCTTAATCAATCCACCAATCTCCCTTTACTACATACAAGGTTTAAATACTACTGCTGTACACGCCCACGCAGCATTATTTGGAGTATATGGCTTCTTAGCACTCGGTTTTGTTTTCTTAATCGCACGCTATTTACGTCCGGATACACCATTTAACGACAAATTAATGAAATGGGGCTTTTGGTTATTAAATGCCGGTTTAGTACTAATGATCGTTTCAAGCTTGCTACCAATCGGTATTATCCAAGGCTATGCCAGCATCTCAGAAGGTTTGTGGTATGCACGTAGTGAAGAATTTATGCAACAACCGCTCTTTGGTACGCTTCGTTGGATTCGTATCGTAGGTGATGTCATCTTTATCTTCGGTGCGCTAGCATTCTTCTGGCAAATCTTCACAATGATTTTCCTTAAACCGAAAAAACTCGCGTAA
- a CDS encoding RNA-guided endonuclease InsQ/TnpB family protein, with protein sequence MQLRQAFKFEIMPNGEQIRRIKQFCGCSRFVFNRALAWQNEQYEQYEQDNSVKFSYTKIANLLPHWKKELLWLKDCHSQVLQQSLKDLESAFKNFFQKRSDFPKFKKKGLKESFRFPQGCKLEQQNNRLYLPKIGWIRYRNSRDVVGEIKNVTVSQKCGRFFASIQTEFEYEIPTHQGGEIGIDMGVARFATLSSGKYFEPLNAFKTHKGKLAKLQRRLKNKVKFSQNWQKLKAKIAKLHHKIANCRKDFLHQTSSKISKNHAMIYVEDLQVLNMSKSAKGTAEEHGKNVKQKSSLNRAILDQSWFEFRRQLDYKTQWLGGFLVAVPPQNTSRTCPCCGYTAKENRQTQADFECVECGYTENADVVGALNILERGRAIVQA encoded by the coding sequence ATGCAACTACGCCAAGCCTTTAAGTTCGAAATAATGCCAAACGGAGAACAAATCCGCAGAATTAAGCAGTTCTGTGGTTGCTCTCGTTTTGTCTTCAATCGGGCGTTGGCTTGGCAGAATGAGCAATATGAGCAATATGAGCAAGATAATAGCGTCAAGTTCAGTTATACGAAAATAGCCAATCTGCTTCCGCACTGGAAAAAAGAGCTACTTTGGCTCAAAGATTGCCATTCTCAAGTACTTCAACAGTCGTTAAAAGACCTTGAAAGTGCGTTCAAAAACTTCTTTCAAAAGCGTTCTGACTTCCCGAAATTCAAGAAAAAAGGCTTGAAAGAGAGCTTTCGTTTTCCGCAAGGTTGCAAACTGGAACAACAAAATAACCGCTTGTATCTCCCGAAAATCGGCTGGATTCGCTATCGCAACAGCCGCGATGTCGTCGGCGAAATTAAAAACGTCACGGTGAGCCAAAAGTGCGGTCGTTTTTTTGCCAGTATTCAAACGGAATTTGAATATGAAATCCCAACGCATCAAGGCGGAGAAATTGGCATAGATATGGGTGTTGCACGGTTTGCAACGCTTTCAAGCGGTAAATATTTTGAGCCGTTAAATGCCTTTAAAACCCATAAAGGCAAACTGGCAAAACTACAACGCCGACTTAAAAATAAGGTTAAATTTAGCCAAAACTGGCAGAAATTAAAGGCGAAAATCGCCAAATTGCACCACAAAATCGCTAACTGTCGTAAAGACTTCTTGCACCAAACTTCAAGCAAAATCAGCAAAAACCACGCGATGATCTACGTTGAAGATTTACAGGTGTTGAATATGTCCAAATCAGCCAAAGGCACAGCGGAAGAACACGGCAAGAATGTGAAACAGAAATCAAGTTTAAACCGAGCGATATTAGATCAATCTTGGTTCGAGTTCCGCCGTCAGTTGGACTATAAAACGCAATGGCTAGGCGGTTTTTTAGTGGCTGTTCCACCGCAAAATACAAGCCGAACTTGCCCTTGTTGCGGTTATACCGCAAAGGAAAATCGGCAAACGCAGGCTGATTTTGAATGCGTAGAATG
- a CDS encoding HlyC/CorC family transporter — translation MDSIPLSSLFITLVICLILSAYFSGSETGLLSVNKYRLRFLSEQGNKGAQKAEKLLERPDTLLSFILIFNNLVNISASAIATIIGMRLYGDAGVAIATGLLTFVMLVFSEIFPKTVAAMYPEKVGLFSSHILTVLLKIFYPVVWFMNIFTKSLMKIIGLKPDLQKQVISREELRSIVTEAGEATPDEQHPQMLLSILDMETVTVDDIMVPRNEIGGIDIDDDWKAIMRQLNHAAHNRVVLYKGSLDEQVLGILRVREAFRLLLEKNEFTKETLIRAADEVYFIPEGTPLKTQLANFRTNKERFGLVVDEYGDIKGLVTLEDILEEIVGDFTTSTAPTIDEEVTQQSDGSMIIEGSANLRDLNKMFGWELDTEDARTFNGLILEHLEEIPDEGTVCEIDGLQITILEVADNMIKQAKVVKLPA, via the coding sequence TTGGACAGTATCCCCCTTAGTAGCTTATTTATCACGCTTGTTATTTGTTTAATCTTATCCGCGTATTTTTCCGGTTCTGAAACCGGTTTACTCTCCGTTAATAAATATCGCTTACGCTTTCTGTCGGAACAAGGCAATAAAGGCGCACAAAAAGCCGAAAAATTGCTTGAAAGACCCGATACCTTATTAAGTTTTATCCTTATCTTTAATAATTTAGTGAATATCAGCGCTTCGGCCATTGCGACCATAATCGGTATGCGTTTATATGGTGATGCGGGTGTCGCGATCGCAACAGGTTTGCTGACCTTCGTGATGTTGGTTTTTTCTGAAATTTTCCCGAAAACCGTCGCTGCCATGTATCCGGAGAAAGTGGGGCTTTTTTCCAGTCATATTTTGACGGTATTACTGAAGATTTTTTATCCCGTCGTTTGGTTTATGAATATCTTTACCAAAAGTTTGATGAAAATCATCGGCTTAAAACCGGATTTACAGAAACAAGTCATTAGTCGCGAAGAGTTGCGCAGTATCGTAACCGAAGCGGGCGAAGCCACGCCGGATGAGCAGCATCCGCAAATGTTGCTGTCGATTTTGGATATGGAAACCGTCACGGTGGACGATATTATGGTACCGCGCAACGAGATCGGCGGCATTGATATTGATGACGACTGGAAGGCGATTATGCGCCAACTTAACCACGCCGCGCATAACCGTGTCGTGCTGTATAAAGGCAGTCTTGACGAACAGGTGCTCGGTATTTTACGTGTGCGCGAGGCATTTCGTTTGTTGCTTGAGAAAAATGAATTTACCAAAGAAACCTTAATTCGTGCGGCAGATGAAGTGTATTTCATTCCGGAAGGTACGCCGTTAAAAACACAATTGGCGAATTTCCGCACCAATAAAGAGCGCTTTGGCTTGGTGGTGGACGAATACGGTGATATTAAAGGTTTGGTCACATTGGAAGATATTTTGGAAGAAATCGTCGGCGATTTCACCACCTCAACCGCACCAACTATCGATGAAGAAGTGACGCAACAATCAGATGGATCGATGATAATCGAAGGTTCCGCCAATCTTCGCGATCTGAACAAAATGTTTGGTTGGGAACTCGACACCGAAGATGCGCGCACTTTCAACGGTTTAATTCTTGAGCATTTGGAAGAAATTCCGGATGAAGGCACCGTATGCGAAATCGATGGCTTGCAAATTACTATTTTAGAAGTGGCGGATAATATGATTAAGCAGGCAAAAGTGGTAAAACTGCCGGCTTAA
- the pth gene encoding aminoacyl-tRNA hydrolase: protein MAEIKLIVGLGNPGDKYADTRHNAGEWLMQRLARRFNVTFNAESKFFGYTARAMINGNEVRFLVPTTFMNLSGKAVGALANFYRIKAEEILVLHDELDLPPGSVKLKLGGGHGGHNGLKDIVAQLGNNNNFYRLRIGIGHPGHRDLVAGYVLNKPSPSEREALDKALEEASDCVELLFKESIVKATNRLNSFKI, encoded by the coding sequence ATGGCAGAAATCAAACTTATTGTCGGGCTTGGCAATCCCGGCGACAAATATGCGGACACCCGTCATAACGCGGGCGAATGGTTGATGCAACGTTTAGCCCGTCGCTTTAATGTGACATTCAACGCCGAAAGCAAATTTTTTGGCTACACCGCTCGTGCCATGATTAACGGCAACGAAGTCCGTTTTTTAGTGCCAACCACTTTCATGAATTTAAGCGGCAAAGCGGTGGGCGCACTGGCAAATTTTTATCGCATTAAAGCGGAAGAAATTTTAGTCTTGCACGACGAATTGGATCTACCACCGGGCAGCGTCAAACTCAAATTAGGTGGCGGACACGGCGGGCATAATGGCCTGAAAGACATTGTGGCGCAGCTCGGTAACAACAATAACTTTTACCGTTTGCGCATCGGCATCGGTCACCCCGGGCATCGCGATTTGGTAGCGGGTTATGTGTTAAACAAACCTTCCCCGAGCGAACGCGAGGCATTAGATAAAGCCTTAGAGGAAGCCTCGGATTGCGTAGAACTGCTGTTCAAAGAAAGCATCGTGAAAGCCACTAATCGGCTGAATAGTTTTAAAATTTAA